In Rhodopirellula sp. P2, the DNA window GCGAAGGACAAGGAGCTGCGAGCTCAACAGTACTATGGGCAATCCACCTACGCCCAAACCACTCCCGCTTACACGCCTGCACCGGTTCCCGCCGGGGCGGTCTCGTTCAACGATGTTGTTGCGATGAGCCGCAGTGGAGTCAGCGAAGGGGTGATGCTGAATCAAATCGCGTCCCGCGGTGTGCAGCGACGCCCCGTCGTTTCAGACATCATCACGTTGCACCAGCAAGGTGTCAGCGAAGTCGTGATCTCAGCGATGCAGAACGCCCCTGTCGGTGACCAGATCATGTCCCGAGCACCCACGGTGGTTGAAACGCCGGTTTATGTGCCCGCTCCCCGCGTGTACGTTCAGCCGGCGCCGGTTTATCGTGCTCGCCCCGTCTACCGTGCACCGCCTCGTCACGGTCACAGCAATGGATTTCATATCCACTACGGTCGCTGATCAGAAGGCTGTTTCGGCCGCAATCGCAGCCTTCGATGTTTGCTGATCAAGCAAATCCTGTAGCACGGCGGTCCCCGCCGTGAATGCATAAGTGCTCGAGCTTATGCTGCCCCTCGCTTCGCTCGACCCAAACCTCTTTTCAGAAGCGGTCGTCGAGCGAATCAAGGAGAAGCAGAGCATCAGAGTAGAACAGTTGTCCTCAACTGTTCCGTCGGGCAGCCCTCCAGGGCCAAGCCTTGTTGGCAGCCAATTCCGCTTGCTAGCATTCGCGTCGTGCTGCTCGACGACATCGATGACGTCGATCGTGCGATGCACCATTCCATCAGCCACGCCGAATTGTCAATTTAAAATTGTCAATTTCACTTTTTCAATCGCATGCTTGGGCGGCGCACCCACCTCACCGTTGCGAGTCTGTCACCGCTCCACGGATGGAAGCAACGTCACGCCGCTTCCCGTGCTCGGCCCTCACCCTCGCGGACGCCTGAACGGCGTCGCTCGACCACTCCCCAAACTTCGTTTCAGGAGAGGTGAATGGTGCGAATGTTGGTAGGCGGAGTCGTCCGATTTCCGTGCGTCTGAATTCTGGCGAATCCAGCGACGAGTTATGTCGGTCAACGGGGCTCAACAGGGTGCTTAAAACAACGCGGTGGCTTCGCCGGTGGAGTCGACTTGCCAGGGCGTCCACAGAATGACGGGGTCACCGATCTTCAGGTCGCTTTTTCGCGGTGGGATCGTCACCGTTTCGAGCTCCAGGTTTTCGATGTCGAATTCCTGTCCGAGCTGATCGATCTCATGACGCAGTTCG includes these proteins:
- a CDS encoding glycine zipper domain-containing protein yields the protein MKTQFNFCVRLILAGAALLASGVFSPHSAMAQANTQRGATWGGITGAIAGAIIGDNNGEAGAGAAIGGAVGAVAGGVLGNAKDKELRAQQYYGQSTYAQTTPAYTPAPVPAGAVSFNDVVAMSRSGVSEGVMLNQIASRGVQRRPVVSDIITLHQQGVSEVVISAMQNAPVGDQIMSRAPTVVETPVYVPAPRVYVQPAPVYRARPVYRAPPRHGHSNGFHIHYGR